A window from Gossypium raimondii isolate GPD5lz chromosome 7, ASM2569854v1, whole genome shotgun sequence encodes these proteins:
- the LOC105789921 gene encoding plant UBX domain-containing protein 4 — MEHETHRQGNPTDPNADQNAALINSFIEITSSSKEEALFFLESHQWDLDAAVSTFLDSNSTAALQQPPIAPPVSGAGGVNNSASPSQSDSPDYSPSQSPSRSRSPSPARPARPPYALRSRRNDKKPSGSGGNNARGVRTLADLNRTPPGGSDSDSDEGQDYFTGGEKSGMVVRDPSKHRDVDSIFNQARQAGAVEGSDDYFRPSSSNTRSFSGTARLLSGETVAPPPPPPPEVVTHNITFWRNGFTVDDGPLRQLDDPANATFLESVMGSQCPKELEPADPRTKVDLHLFRRDENYSEPKRRQSAFQGVGRTLGSSSPSPTPSESTTAAGNITTAPAPSMGLVVDTSLPTTSIQLRLSDGTRMISRFNHHHTIRDIRGFIDASQPGGATNYQLQTMGFPPKQLTDLDQTIEQAGIANSVVIQKY; from the exons ATGGAGCACGAAACGCATCGGCAAGGAAACCCTACTGACCCAAACGCCGATCAAAACGCTGCTTTGATCAATTCTTTCATTGAAATCACATCTTCTTCTAAAGAAGAAgcccttttctttttggaatCTCATCAGTGGGACTTAGACGCCGCCGTTTCGACTTTCCTTGACAGCAATTCTACCGCCGCACTACAACAACCACCGATCGCACCGCCTGTTTCTGGCGCTGGTGGTGTTAACAACTCTGCTTCTCCTTCACAGTCCGATTCCCCTGATTACTCTCCCTCTCAATCGCCTTCTCGGTCTCGTTCTCCTTCTCCTGCTCGACCGGCTCGTCCTCCTTATGCGCTTCGGTCGCGCCGTAACGATAAGAAGCCGTCTGGTAGCGGTGGGAATAACGCTCGTGGAGTTCGAACCCTAGCTGATCTGAACCGGACACCTCCTGGCGGGTCCGATAGTGATTCTGATGAAGGACAGGATTATTTCACCGGCGGTGAAAAAAG TGGGATGGTGGTTCGAGATCCTTCGAAGCATCGTGATGTGGATTCGATTTTTAATCAAGCGAGACAAGCTGGAGCGGTTGAAGGATCTGACGATTACTTCCGGCCATCGTCTTCGAACACGAGAAGCTTCAGTGGGACGGCGAGATTACTCTCCGGAGAAACCGTGGCACCTCCTCCTCCTCCGCCACCTGAAGTTGTCACTCACAATATTACTTTTTGGAGGAATGGTTTTACAGTTGATGATGGGCCTTTGCGTCAGCTGGATGATCCTGCCAATGCTACCTTCTTGGAG AGTGTGATGGGGTCTCAATGTCCAAAAGAGCTCGAACCAGCTGATCCAAGAACAAAAGTGGATCTTCACCTCTTTAGACGGGATGAAAACTATTCC GAACCAAAGAGACGCCAAAGCGCGTTTCAAGGTGTTGGAAGAACCCTAGGAAGTAGCAGCCCGAGTCCTACCCCCTCTGAGTCAACTACTGCAGCCGGTAATATCACCACTGCACCGGCGCCATCAATGGGCCTGGTTGTGGATACATCATTGCCAACAACCTCTATTCAGCTGAGGTTATCGGATGGTACGCGCATGATCTCACGATTCAATCACCATCATACGATCAGAGACATCCGTGGCTTCATCGATGCATCACAGCCTGGCGGAGCAACAAACTATCAGTTACAGACAATGGGGTTCCCTCCTAAACAGCTCACTGATTTGGACCAAACAATAGAGCAAGCCGGCATTGCTAACTCTGTTGTTATCCAGAAATACTAG
- the LOC105789920 gene encoding endoglucanase 11 has translation MGEQSKLSLFHCCLILFSVLTISSTTAFDYGDALMKSLLYFESQRSGRLPYNQRVTWRDHSGLTDGLEQGVDLVGGYYDAGDHVKFGLPMAFTVTMLSWSVIEYQDQIADAGELEHALEAIKWGTDYFIKAHTSPNVLWAEVGDGDTDHYCWQRPEDMTTSRQAYKIDEKNPGSDLAGETAAAMAAASIVFKKTNPHYSHLLLHHAQELFEFGDKYRGKYDGSIGVVKSYYASVSGFMDELLWAALWLHEATDKEDYYLKYVINKAHCFGGIGWAISEFSWDVKYAGVQVLASMLLEKAKHEHEGHVLKQYRSKAEYYLCSCLNKNNATSDNVERTPGGLLYIRQWNNMQYVSTATFLLTVYSDFLRNSKQHLRCPTGTIDTEEILSFAKSQVDYILGSNPMNMSYLVGYGSKYPIRVHHRGASIVSYRENKGFIGCTQGYDNWYSRVEPNPNVLVGALVGGPDCRDNFMDQRDNYMQTEACTYNTAPLVGVFARLLQLEENLEVELVASY, from the exons ATGGGTGAACAGAGTAAGCTAAGCCTTTTCCATTGTTGCCTCATTCTCTTCTCTGTTCTCACCATTTCCTCCACAACAGCGTTTGATTATGGCGATGCATTAATGAAGAGCCTCCTTTACTTTGAATCCCAACGTTCCGGTCGGTTACCGTACAATCAACGTGTTACTTGGCGAGACCATTCTGGCCTCACCGACGGCTTGGAACAAGGA GTGGATTTAGTCGGAGGATACTACGACGCCGGCGATCACGTCAAATTTGGACTCCCGATGGCTTTCACGGTAACAATGTTGTCTTGGAGTGTTATCGAATACCAGGACCAGATCGCCGATGCCGGTGAATTAGAACATGCTTTAGAGGCAATTAAATGGGGGACAGATTACTTCATTAAAGCACACACCAGCCCAAATGTACTATGGGCGGAG GTGGGTGACGGAGACACCGACCATTACTGTTGGCAACGGCCGGAAGATATGACCACTTCACGCCAAGCTTACAAGATCGATGAGAAAAACCCAGGGTCCGATCTCGCCGGTGAGACGGCGGCGGCAATGGCGGCTGCGTCTATCGTGTTTAAGAAAACAAACCCTCATTACTCTCACTTACTCTTGCACCATGCTCAAgag TTGTTTGAGTTTGGGGATAAGTATAGAGGGAAATATGATGGAAGCATAGGGGTGGTGAAGAGCTACTATGCGTCGGTGAGTGGGTTCATGGATGAGTTGTTGTGGGCGGCTTTGTGGCTGCATGAGGCCACCGACAAGGAAGATTATTACTTGAAGTATGTTATAAACAAGGCTCATTGTTTTGGTGGGATTGGTTGGGCCATATCAGAGTTTAGCTGGGATGTTAAATATGCTGGGGTTCAAGTTTTGGCATCAATG TTGTTGGAGAAAGCAAAACACGAGCATGAGGGTCACGTTCTAAAGCAATACCGATCCAAAGCCGAGTACTACCTATGCTCGTGTCTCAACAAAAACAACGCCACCAGCGACAACGTCGAACGTACCCCTGGAGGTCTTTTATACATCCGGCAATGGAACAACATGCAATATGTGTCGACAGCGACATTCCTACTCACTGTCTACTCTGACTTTCTCCGCAACTCAAAGCAACACCTCCGGTGTCCCACCGGAACAATTGATACCGAAGAGATCCTAAGTTTTGCCAAATCCCAAGTAGATTACATACTAGGGTCTAACCCTATGAACATGAGTTACTTAGTGGGCTATGGTTCTAAGTACCCTATTAGGGTGCACCATAGAGGTGCCTCCATAGTATCATACAGAGAAAACAAAGGGTTCATTGGTTGCACCCAAGGCTATGACAATTGGTATAGTCGAGTGGAGCCGAACCCCAATGTGTTGGTTGGAGCATTGGTCGGTGGACCAGATTGTCGAGATAATTTCATGGACCAAAGAGATAATTATATGCAGACCGAGGCCTGCACATACAATACAGCACCATTAGTTGGGGTTTTTGCAAGATTGTTGCAATTAGAGGAAAACCTTGAAGTAGAATTGGTTGCCTCTTATTag
- the LOC105789912 gene encoding uncharacterized protein LOC105789912: MSASAFTTDGADHKVELVVLENPESATDGGLAVPSKEIIPLLSQAERPKINIFKDFRSREKPLEQVIKNITEAEISLLSQLSFWVWKGSRYSGLVCMALSSIIYFVMEVLSDKFNAQSIPLFETAFTRCTVTLILSCLWLRISGQPLFEATHPWSPLVLRALLGSLSLLSFVYCIQRIPFSQALVLGFTTPIFASIMAKIILHEKLKIADIVGLICSFFGMLFIFKMLYTRRLLKAEEASIISFMRNHHIYIALIGLFSSITSGISYCLIKAAAKASDQPVLTVFSFGILASPATGICSFAFEEFVLPSRYSLSLMLILGTLSFLAEVFLARGLQLEKVGKAVNVQFTEVALSQLWGICTSRMGWSFGQLAGCLLILISVTCTMYIGPDKDNE; the protein is encoded by the exons ATGTCGGCTTCAGCGTTTACGACGGACGGTGCGGACCATAAGGTGGAACTGGTCGTGCTTGAGAATCCTGAATCGGCCACCGACGGTGGCTTAGCTGTACCTTCGAAGGAGATAATACCTCTCTTGTCGCAGGCCGAGAGGCCTAAGATCAACATCTTCAAGGACTTTCGTTCCCGAGAGAAACCTCTT GAACaagtcataaaaaatattacagAGGCAGAGATATCTCTACTTTCACAGTTAAGTTTTTGGGTATGGAAAGGATCCAGATACTCTGGTCTAGTATGCATGGCGTTATCATCTATAATCTACTTCGTGATGGAAGTTCTCTCTGATAAATTCAATG CACAGTCAATTCCTTTATTTGAGACTGCATTTACCAGATGTACAGTTACTTTGATATTATCATGTTTATGGCTGAGAATAAGTGGACAGCCACTATTTGAAGCAACACATCCCTGGAGTCCTTTAGTTTTAAGAGCTCTACTGGGAAGTCTCTCGCTACTGAGTTTTGTCTATTG cATTCAAAGAATACCTTTCTCTCAGGCTCTTGTCTTAGGCTTTACAACTCCAATATTTGCTTCAATCATGGCTAAAATTATTTTGCATGAGAAGTTGAAAATTGCTGATATTGTAG GTCTTATTTGCAGTTTCTTTGGCatgcttttcatttttaagatGCTTTACACAAG GAGGCTACTTAAAGCTGAAGAAGCAAGCATTATAAGTTTTATGCGCAatcaccatatatatatagccTTGATTGGTTTGTTTTCATCAATAACTAGTGGAATCAGCTACTGCCTCATAAAGGCTGCAGCTAAAGCATCAGATCAACCTGt ATTGACAGTTTTTTCATTTGGCATACTGGCTAGCCCCGCTACAGGAATATGCTCGTTTGCCTTTGAG GAGTTTGTACTTCCAAGTCGATATTCGCTATCTCTTATGCTTATACTTGGGACTCTATCCTTCCTAGCAGAA GTGTTTCTAGCCCGTGGACTTCAGCTTGAGAAAGTTGGCAAAGCTGTAAATGTCCAGTTTACTGAG GTTGCCTTATCACAGTTATGGGGCATATGTACATCAAGAATGGGTTGGTCGTTCGGTCAACTCGCCGGATGCCTACTTATCTTGATCTCAGTAACTTGTACCATGTATATCGGACCGGACAAAGACAACgaatga
- the LOC105789857 gene encoding nucleobase-ascorbate transporter 1 isoform X1, with amino-acid sequence MAEITHPPMDQLQDLEYCIDSNPSWAETILLAFQNYILMLGTSVMIPTLLVPAMGGTDRDKALVIQTLLFVAGINTVLQALFGTRLPAVIGGSYAYVIPVAYIINDPSLQRISDRHDRFIQTMRAIQGALVIASSIQIILGYSQVWGLFSRFFSPLGMSPVVALVGLGLFQRGFPLLGNCVEIGLPMLLLVIGVSQYLKHVRPLRDIPIFERFPILICGTIIWIYSLILTAGGAYHNKPIATQISCRTDRANLISTAPWFKFPYPLQWGPPTFSAGHSFAMMSAVLVSMVESTGAYKAASRLAIATPPPAYVLSRGIGWQGIGIMLDGLFGTVTGSTVSVENVGLLGLTRVGSRRVVQISAGFMMFFSIFGKFGAVFASIPFPIFAALYCVLFGLVGSVGLSFLQFTNMNCMRNLIITGLSLFLGISIPQFFNQYWNPSHRGLAHTNAAWFNAFVNTVFSSPAMVGLTVAVILDNTIEVEKSKKDRGMPWWVKFRTFRGDNRNEEFYTLPFNLNRFFPPT; translated from the exons ATGGCGGAAATAACCCATCCTCCTATGGACCAGCTTCAAGACCTTGAGTATTGCATAGACTCTAACCCTTCTTGGG CTGAGACCATCCTATTAGCATTTCAGAACTATATCCTAATGTTGGGTACAAGTGTAATGATCCCTACATTGCTCGTTCCAGCAATGGGTGGAACCGAT CGGGACAAAGCATTGGTAATACAAACGTTACTCTTTGTAGCCGGCATTAACACGGTTCTCCAAGCACTTTTTGGAACAAGATTGCCAGCAGTTATTGGAGGTTCTTATGCTTATGTTATCCCAGTAGCCTATATAATAAACGACCCGTCATTGCAACGGATTAGTGACAGACATGAT AGATTTATACAAACGATGCGTGCAATTCAAGGAGCTCTTGTCATAGCCTCAAGCATACAAATTATACTGGGATACAGCCAAGTTTGGGGTCTCTTTTCACG GTTCTTCAGCCCCCTCGGTATGTCACCGGTGGTCGCATTGGTCGGCTTGGGATTGTTTCAAAGAGGGTTTCCTTTG CTTGGAAATTGTGTTGAAATCGGGCTGCCGATGCTGTTATTGGTGATCGGAGTGTCGCAGTATCTAAAACATGTGAGACCATTAAGAGATATCCCAATTTTCGAAAGGTTTCCCATATTAATCTGCGGTACAATCATATGGATCTATTCCCTTATACTGACTGCCGGTGGGGCTTATCATAACAAGCCGATTGCTACTCAAATTAGTTGTCGTACCGACCGAGCAAATCTCATATCAACTGCTCCATG GTTCAAGTTTCCTTACCCTCTTCAATGGGGTCCTCCTACATTTTCGGCTGGTCATTCCTTTGCTATGATGTCTGCAGTTTTAGTCTCTATGGTTGAG TCGACTGGAGCATACAAGGCGGCATCTCGATTGGCTATTGCGACTCCTCCTCCGGCTTACGTACTAAGCCGTGGCATTGGCTGGCAG GGGATTGGGATCATGCTTGATGGACTATTCGGAACGGTGACCGGTTCTACGGTTTCTGT GGAAAACGTCGGACTCCTAGGATTAACCCGAGTCGGAAGTCGCCGAGTTGTTCAGATATCTGCTGGCTTCATGATGTTTTTCTCTATATTTG GAAAATTTGGAGCAGTGTTTGCATCCATACCTTTCCCCATCTTTGCAGCACTTTATTGTGTACTTTTCGGCCTTGTTG GTTCCGTCGGATTATCGTTTCTACAATTCACAAACATGAATTGCATGAGAAACCTCATCATAACAGGATTATCACTTTTCTTAGGGATTTCCATCCCTCAATTCTTCAACCAATATTGGAACCCATCCCATCGTGGCCTCGCTCACACCAATGCCGCCTgg TTCAATGCATTCGTGAACACCGTGTTCTCATCGCCGGCGATGGTGGGACTGACAGTGGCGGTGATCTTAGACAACACGATAGAAGTGGAGAAATCGAAGAAAGATAGAGGGATGCCATGGTGGGTTAAGTTTAGAACATTTAGAGGAGATAATAGGAATGAAGAATTTTACACTTTGCCTTTTAATCTTAATAGGTTTTTTCCACCAACTTGA
- the LOC105789857 gene encoding nucleobase-ascorbate transporter 1 isoform X3: MMGNLKEVSSHVIGLQRFIQTMRAIQGALVIASSIQIILGYSQVWGLFSRFFSPLGMSPVVALVGLGLFQRGFPLLGNCVEIGLPMLLLVIGVSQYLKHVRPLRDIPIFERFPILICGTIIWIYSLILTAGGAYHNKPIATQISCRTDRANLISTAPWFKFPYPLQWGPPTFSAGHSFAMMSAVLVSMVESTGAYKAASRLAIATPPPAYVLSRGIGWQGIGIMLDGLFGTVTGSTVSVENVGLLGLTRVGSRRVVQISAGFMMFFSIFGKFGAVFASIPFPIFAALYCVLFGLVGSVGLSFLQFTNMNCMRNLIITGLSLFLGISIPQFFNQYWNPSHRGLAHTNAAWFNAFVNTVFSSPAMVGLTVAVILDNTIEVEKSKKDRGMPWWVKFRTFRGDNRNEEFYTLPFNLNRFFPPT, from the exons ATGAT GGGTAATTTGAAAGAGGTCTCTTCCCATGTGATTGGTTTGCAGAGATTTATACAAACGATGCGTGCAATTCAAGGAGCTCTTGTCATAGCCTCAAGCATACAAATTATACTGGGATACAGCCAAGTTTGGGGTCTCTTTTCACG GTTCTTCAGCCCCCTCGGTATGTCACCGGTGGTCGCATTGGTCGGCTTGGGATTGTTTCAAAGAGGGTTTCCTTTG CTTGGAAATTGTGTTGAAATCGGGCTGCCGATGCTGTTATTGGTGATCGGAGTGTCGCAGTATCTAAAACATGTGAGACCATTAAGAGATATCCCAATTTTCGAAAGGTTTCCCATATTAATCTGCGGTACAATCATATGGATCTATTCCCTTATACTGACTGCCGGTGGGGCTTATCATAACAAGCCGATTGCTACTCAAATTAGTTGTCGTACCGACCGAGCAAATCTCATATCAACTGCTCCATG GTTCAAGTTTCCTTACCCTCTTCAATGGGGTCCTCCTACATTTTCGGCTGGTCATTCCTTTGCTATGATGTCTGCAGTTTTAGTCTCTATGGTTGAG TCGACTGGAGCATACAAGGCGGCATCTCGATTGGCTATTGCGACTCCTCCTCCGGCTTACGTACTAAGCCGTGGCATTGGCTGGCAG GGGATTGGGATCATGCTTGATGGACTATTCGGAACGGTGACCGGTTCTACGGTTTCTGT GGAAAACGTCGGACTCCTAGGATTAACCCGAGTCGGAAGTCGCCGAGTTGTTCAGATATCTGCTGGCTTCATGATGTTTTTCTCTATATTTG GAAAATTTGGAGCAGTGTTTGCATCCATACCTTTCCCCATCTTTGCAGCACTTTATTGTGTACTTTTCGGCCTTGTTG GTTCCGTCGGATTATCGTTTCTACAATTCACAAACATGAATTGCATGAGAAACCTCATCATAACAGGATTATCACTTTTCTTAGGGATTTCCATCCCTCAATTCTTCAACCAATATTGGAACCCATCCCATCGTGGCCTCGCTCACACCAATGCCGCCTgg TTCAATGCATTCGTGAACACCGTGTTCTCATCGCCGGCGATGGTGGGACTGACAGTGGCGGTGATCTTAGACAACACGATAGAAGTGGAGAAATCGAAGAAAGATAGAGGGATGCCATGGTGGGTTAAGTTTAGAACATTTAGAGGAGATAATAGGAATGAAGAATTTTACACTTTGCCTTTTAATCTTAATAGGTTTTTTCCACCAACTTGA